Proteins encoded in a region of the Paraburkholderia flava genome:
- a CDS encoding RNA polymerase sigma factor, producing the protein MASDKELADFLAGVERRAFKQTVYAVRDDDAALDIVQDAMIKLAEKYGDRPPAELPLLFQRILQNATHDYFRRQKVRNTWVSLFSSLGGADDDEFDPLETFEAQEGSAGAESGEQKVEREQILQLIDDEIQKLPARQREAFLMRYWEDMDVAETAAAMGCSEGSVKTHCSRATHTLAHALKAKGITL; encoded by the coding sequence ATGGCATCAGACAAGGAACTCGCCGATTTTCTGGCGGGCGTCGAAAGGCGCGCGTTCAAGCAGACGGTCTACGCCGTGCGGGACGACGACGCTGCACTCGATATCGTGCAGGACGCGATGATCAAGCTCGCCGAAAAATACGGCGATCGTCCCCCCGCTGAGTTGCCGCTGCTGTTTCAGCGTATTCTCCAGAATGCGACGCACGACTATTTCCGTCGCCAGAAGGTACGCAATACGTGGGTCAGCCTGTTTTCGTCGCTCGGCGGCGCCGACGACGACGAATTCGATCCGCTCGAAACGTTCGAAGCGCAGGAAGGATCGGCGGGTGCCGAAAGCGGCGAACAGAAAGTCGAACGCGAACAGATCCTGCAACTGATCGACGATGAGATCCAAAAATTACCGGCACGTCAACGGGAGGCCTTTCTGATGCGTTACTGGGAAGATATGGATGTCGCCGAGACTGCCGCCGCTATGGGCTGCTCCGAAGGCAGCGTGAAAACACACTGCTCGCGGGCCACTCACACGCTGGCGCATGCGCTCAAGGCCAAAGGAATCACGCTATGA
- a CDS encoding DUF3619 family protein produces MSSALDTKELEFARQLRRALDENAASLPPATVDRLAAARRVALARKKPEPAAAPVFVPALAGMPAGLPQAPQRRPSTLRRFALAWPLVALVVSLVAIAYWEDQQRTAELADIDAAMLSDDLPLNAYLDHGFNAYLSRAH; encoded by the coding sequence ATGAGCTCCGCTCTCGATACTAAAGAACTCGAGTTTGCGCGGCAGCTGCGCCGCGCGCTTGATGAAAACGCGGCCAGCCTCCCGCCCGCTACCGTCGACCGCCTCGCTGCGGCACGTCGTGTCGCCCTCGCCCGCAAGAAACCCGAACCCGCCGCCGCGCCCGTGTTCGTCCCCGCGCTCGCCGGCATGCCGGCCGGTCTCCCGCAGGCTCCGCAACGCCGCCCGTCGACGCTGCGCCGCTTCGCGCTGGCGTGGCCGCTCGTCGCGCTGGTCGTCAGCCTCGTCGCGATCGCGTACTGGGAAGACCAGCAACGTACCGCCGAACTCGCGGACATCGACGCCGCGATGCTGAGCGACGACCTGCCGCTCAACGCGTACCTGGATCACGGTTTCAACGCGTATCTGTCGCGCGCGCATTGA
- a CDS encoding DUF3106 domain-containing protein: MSYKRGLAVVFGCAIAALVAFAATYPRFYPSPSQAVRPSGPAIKAATPSLSVELPGLPTNNNPLAWARLSNAERVALAPFASQWDTFSDERRRKWLKIASRYSKLSPDAQKRLHDRMTEWTRMTPEQRRVARENYQVSKELPRETRQNAWKAYQQLPEELKERLAASERKRRPTVVSAPPSGKTEVKDLDKLNAKGHGASGAAAASAGAAGALPTPAIPAAGSFVPATPIPVSPSEAPSIFNGS; this comes from the coding sequence GTGAGCTACAAGCGCGGCCTCGCCGTTGTCTTCGGGTGCGCAATCGCAGCCCTGGTGGCGTTCGCCGCCACCTACCCGCGCTTCTATCCGTCGCCGTCCCAGGCCGTCCGGCCGTCCGGTCCCGCCATCAAAGCCGCCACGCCGTCGCTGTCGGTCGAACTACCCGGCCTGCCGACCAACAATAATCCGCTCGCCTGGGCGCGTCTCTCCAACGCCGAGCGCGTCGCGCTCGCGCCGTTCGCCAGCCAGTGGGACACCTTCAGCGACGAACGCCGCCGCAAGTGGCTGAAGATCGCTTCGCGCTATTCGAAGCTGTCGCCGGATGCGCAAAAGCGGCTGCACGACCGGATGACCGAGTGGACCCGCATGACGCCGGAACAGCGCCGTGTCGCGCGTGAGAACTACCAGGTCTCGAAGGAACTGCCGCGCGAAACCCGCCAGAACGCGTGGAAGGCCTACCAGCAGTTGCCCGAAGAACTGAAGGAGCGGCTTGCCGCGAGCGAGCGCAAACGGCGCCCGACTGTGGTCAGCGCGCCGCCGTCCGGCAAGACCGAGGTCAAGGATCTCGACAAGCTCAATGCGAAGGGGCATGGCGCGAGCGGCGCAGCAGCAGCGTCCGCCGGGGCTGCCGGTGCATTGCCCACACCGGCTATTCCGGCCGCCGGCAGCTTCGTGCCGGCCACGCCGATTCCGGTATCGCCTTCCGAAGCGCCGTCGATCTTCAACGGTTCCTGA
- a CDS encoding RDD family protein: MPDLALPPSPVPGSTVPTIRRRLATMVYEGVILFGVVFLAAYLFSTLTQQRNGLTHHNLLASWIGLVVGVYFVWFWTHSGQTLPMKTWRVRVVDANHAPVTTPRAILRYVLAWLWFLPPLALHPLLGLAVPQTLVIAAIWFALWAATALFGTQRQFLHDRLAGTRIVAVAR, from the coding sequence GTGCCCGATCTCGCGTTGCCCCCTAGTCCTGTTCCCGGTTCGACCGTGCCCACCATCCGTCGCCGTCTCGCGACGATGGTCTACGAAGGCGTGATCCTGTTCGGCGTCGTGTTCCTCGCCGCTTACCTGTTCAGCACGCTCACGCAGCAGCGCAACGGCCTCACGCATCACAATCTGCTCGCCTCGTGGATCGGGCTCGTCGTCGGCGTGTATTTCGTGTGGTTCTGGACGCACAGCGGCCAGACGCTGCCGATGAAAACCTGGCGCGTGCGCGTCGTCGATGCCAACCACGCGCCGGTCACCACGCCGCGCGCAATACTGCGTTATGTGCTCGCGTGGCTGTGGTTTCTACCGCCGCTCGCACTGCATCCGCTGCTCGGACTCGCGGTACCGCAGACGCTCGTGATCGCCGCGATCTGGTTCGCGCTGTGGGCCGCAACGGCCCTCTTCGGCACGCAGCGACAATTCCTGCACGACCGGCTCGCGGGGACGCGCATCGTCGCTGTGGCGCGTTAG
- a CDS encoding UDP-2,3-diacylglucosamine diphosphatase, translated as MDPKTSATSLFRQIGPSVDPVAFRPHSSPGSALPLPLAPSPPAANDTQRDEDGEASHRYRTIWLSDIHLGSSGCQATYLLDFLRHNESEYLYLVGDIIDGWQLKKGWYWPQAHNDVVQKILRKARKGTQVVFIPGNHDEAARQFCDLAFGDIHVRGEAFHTTLAGKRLWIVHGDLFDGVIQHAKWLAYLGDTLYTLILVLNRWFNRIRSRFGFQYWSLSQYLKHQVKNAVNFISSFERVMTDEARRRGCDGVVCGHIHKAEIRDIDGVLYCNDGDWVESLSALVETFEGELKVIYWTVMRSPEGSTQKAPATTA; from the coding sequence ATGGACCCCAAAACGTCCGCGACTTCCCTGTTCCGCCAGATTGGCCCGAGCGTCGACCCCGTCGCGTTCCGGCCTCACTCCTCCCCCGGCAGTGCGCTGCCATTGCCTCTCGCTCCCTCGCCACCCGCCGCGAACGATACGCAACGTGATGAGGATGGCGAAGCATCGCACCGCTATCGCACGATCTGGCTGTCGGACATTCACCTCGGTTCGAGCGGCTGTCAGGCGACGTATCTGCTCGACTTCCTGCGGCATAACGAATCCGAGTACCTGTACCTCGTCGGCGACATCATCGACGGCTGGCAGCTGAAAAAAGGCTGGTACTGGCCGCAGGCGCACAACGACGTCGTGCAGAAAATTTTGCGCAAGGCGCGCAAGGGCACGCAGGTCGTGTTCATCCCGGGCAATCACGACGAAGCCGCGCGACAGTTCTGCGACCTCGCGTTCGGCGACATCCACGTGCGCGGCGAAGCGTTCCACACGACGCTCGCAGGCAAGCGTCTGTGGATCGTGCACGGCGATCTGTTCGACGGCGTGATCCAGCACGCGAAGTGGCTCGCGTATCTCGGCGACACGCTGTACACGCTGATCCTCGTGCTGAACCGCTGGTTCAACCGCATCCGCAGCCGCTTCGGCTTCCAGTACTGGTCGCTGTCGCAGTACCTGAAGCATCAGGTGAAAAACGCGGTGAATTTCATCTCGTCGTTCGAGCGCGTGATGACCGACGAAGCGCGTCGTCGCGGCTGCGACGGCGTCGTGTGCGGCCACATCCACAAGGCCGAGATTCGCGACATCGACGGCGTGCTTTATTGCAACGACGGCGACTGGGTCGAAAGCCTGTCGGCGCTCGTCGAGACGTTCGAAGGCGAACTCAAGGTGATCTACTGGACCGTGATGCGCTCGCCGGAAGGCAGCACACAGAAAGCGCCGGCCACCACCGCCTGA
- a CDS encoding glycosyltransferase family 4 protein, protein MKIMIVTDAWEPQVNGVVRTLKNTTRELAALGHRIDMLTPLEFKTIPCPTYPEIRLSLLPKGKLRRRIDEFAPDALHIATEGPLGLAARAYAISHKLPFTTAYHTRFPEYVQARFGIPLSATYKFLHWFHKPSLAVMAPTPIVKSDLEKFGFTNVVLWTRGVDLDIFHQMDSKVLNSARPIFLYVGRVAVEKNVEAFLKLDLPGSKWVAGEGPALAELKSRYPQANYLGVLTQAELAKVYAAADVFVFPSRTDTFGLVLLEALACGTPVAAYPVTGPIDVLGDGGAGAMHEDLREACLEALKIDRQHARAWAERFSWAAASAQFAAHLKPLQRESFAENSAAA, encoded by the coding sequence ATGAAGATCATGATCGTCACCGATGCATGGGAGCCGCAGGTCAACGGCGTCGTTCGCACGCTGAAGAACACCACACGCGAACTCGCCGCGCTCGGCCATCGCATCGACATGCTGACGCCGCTCGAATTCAAGACGATTCCGTGCCCGACCTACCCCGAGATCCGTCTGTCGCTGCTGCCGAAAGGCAAGCTGCGTCGACGCATCGACGAGTTCGCGCCCGACGCGCTGCACATCGCGACCGAAGGTCCGCTCGGCCTCGCCGCGCGCGCGTATGCGATCTCGCACAAGTTGCCGTTCACGACCGCGTATCACACACGCTTTCCCGAGTACGTGCAGGCGCGCTTCGGCATTCCGTTGTCGGCGACGTATAAGTTCCTGCACTGGTTCCACAAGCCGTCGCTTGCAGTGATGGCGCCGACGCCGATCGTCAAGAGCGATCTCGAGAAATTCGGCTTCACGAACGTCGTGCTGTGGACGCGCGGCGTCGACCTCGACATCTTCCACCAGATGGATTCGAAGGTGCTCAACAGCGCGCGGCCGATCTTCCTGTACGTCGGACGCGTAGCCGTCGAGAAGAACGTCGAGGCATTCCTGAAGCTCGACTTGCCGGGCTCGAAGTGGGTCGCCGGCGAAGGGCCTGCTCTTGCCGAACTGAAGTCGCGCTATCCGCAGGCGAACTATCTCGGCGTGCTGACGCAGGCTGAACTCGCGAAGGTCTACGCGGCCGCCGACGTGTTCGTGTTCCCGAGCCGCACCGATACGTTCGGTCTCGTGCTGCTCGAAGCGCTCGCGTGCGGTACGCCGGTCGCGGCGTATCCGGTGACCGGTCCGATCGACGTGCTCGGCGACGGTGGCGCCGGCGCAATGCACGAGGACCTGCGCGAAGCGTGTCTCGAAGCGTTGAAGATCGATCGCCAGCATGCACGCGCATGGGCCGAACGCTTCTCGTGGGCTGCGGCGTCCGCGCAGTTCGCCGCGCATCTGAAACCGCTGCAGCGCGAATCGTTCGCCGAGAACAGCGCCGCCGCGTGA
- a CDS encoding diacylglycerol kinase — MRARTSSVRRDANGALPSHAAGADPFDDMRVEPELHSELSNGANVVANDATSDAKPRVASMPRSASKPSDSATTDDHAHDHPHAHEPLGPDDPLAPLPFNPYKGNRGVTRAWHAMKNSLAGFRVAIREESAFRQELTLAAILLPCGVIVPVDPVSRVLLLGSVLLVLIVELLNSSVEAAIDRISLERHELSRRAKDLGSAAVMVALFMCVMTWALIVGPLVWRWISMLL; from the coding sequence ATGCGAGCAAGAACTTCATCGGTGCGGCGCGACGCGAATGGCGCGCTGCCCTCTCACGCGGCCGGCGCCGATCCGTTCGACGATATGCGCGTCGAGCCGGAGCTGCACAGTGAGCTGAGCAACGGCGCGAACGTCGTAGCGAACGATGCAACGTCCGACGCGAAGCCACGCGTCGCTTCGATGCCTCGCAGCGCATCGAAGCCGAGCGACTCCGCGACGACCGACGATCACGCACACGATCACCCGCACGCGCACGAACCGCTCGGCCCCGACGATCCACTCGCACCGCTGCCGTTCAATCCGTACAAGGGCAATCGCGGCGTCACGCGCGCCTGGCACGCGATGAAAAATTCGCTCGCGGGTTTTCGCGTCGCGATCCGCGAAGAGAGCGCGTTTCGCCAGGAGCTGACGCTTGCCGCGATCCTGTTGCCGTGCGGCGTCATCGTGCCCGTCGATCCGGTGTCGCGCGTGCTGCTGCTTGGCTCGGTGCTGCTGGTGCTGATCGTCGAGTTGCTGAACTCGAGCGTCGAGGCCGCGATCGATCGCATCTCGCTCGAGCGTCACGAACTCTCGCGACGCGCGAAGGATCTCGGCAGTGCTGCCGTGATGGTCGCGCTGTTCATGTGCGTGATGACGTGGGCGCTGATCGTCGGGCCGCTGGTGTGGCGCTGGATCTCGATGCTGCTTTAA